In Halobaculum limi, one DNA window encodes the following:
- a CDS encoding class I SAM-dependent methyltransferase — protein sequence MTDTDAPHPSPAELYDLQYSDVDRGDVPFYVDCARAADGPVLELACGTGRIHLPLLRAGVDADGIDVDPASLDRLREKAAAEGLDPSVRVGDMTVLDTDREYDLVICPFNALHHATTLAGLQATLAGVHDALAPGGQFVFDVFVPRFDVICETYDEWQERSVEYEGSEYTVRIRSTVADHVEQLYTVETELLAPDGETLIGDRMQLAMFPKRLLEVVVAESPFASASLAGGFDGEDLAETQDVQLWTLEAAE from the coding sequence ATGACCGACACGGACGCTCCACACCCATCGCCAGCGGAACTGTACGACCTCCAATACAGCGACGTGGACCGCGGCGACGTGCCCTTCTACGTCGACTGCGCCCGCGCCGCCGACGGTCCCGTGCTCGAACTCGCCTGCGGCACGGGCCGTATCCACCTCCCACTCTTGCGGGCGGGCGTCGACGCCGACGGCATCGACGTGGACCCAGCGTCGCTCGACCGCCTACGCGAGAAGGCCGCCGCCGAGGGCCTCGACCCGTCGGTCCGCGTCGGCGATATGACCGTACTCGACACCGACCGCGAGTACGACCTCGTGATCTGCCCGTTCAATGCGCTCCACCACGCGACGACGCTGGCGGGCCTGCAGGCGACACTCGCCGGCGTCCACGACGCTCTCGCGCCGGGCGGCCAGTTCGTCTTCGACGTGTTCGTTCCGCGCTTCGACGTAATCTGCGAGACGTACGACGAGTGGCAAGAGCGCAGCGTCGAGTACGAGGGCAGCGAGTACACGGTCCGCATCCGGTCGACCGTCGCAGACCACGTCGAGCAACTGTACACCGTCGAGACGGAACTGCTCGCACCCGACGGCGAGACGCTCATCGGAGACCGGATGCAACTGGCGATGTTCCCGAAGCGACTCCTGGAGGTCGTCGTCGCGGAGTCACCGTTCGCGTCGGCGTCGCTCGCGGGCGGCTTCGACGGTGAAGACCTGGCAGAGACGCAGGACGTGCAACTGTGGACGCTCGAAGCGGCCGAGTGA
- a CDS encoding serine hydrolase, with the protein MTDDARAATASLLRRTMRRDRLPGVSVAVVDRDGIRYADGFGSRDLAGNRPATPETLYGIGSVTKSVTALALAQLQEAGMVAFDDPVRDYLDVDLGDDSDDPIRLHHLLSHSSGLPSLGTSEALIGRRLRRDTDTLPLASTADFRAHIEDAVGGGDRGESAVGGGDRDGGVVGGDAAARREVVGSPGERFAYANAGYVLLGDVVEAVTGRPYDRYVAEHVLDPLGMERTTFDDMEFSMDDDHATVYLQEDGDLVAASLPTRELSRPAGGLLASVSDLARYVRLFLDGGTVDGRTVVSGEAVDTLTEGRIDTPSGPYGYGWRTRECCGYDLVGHSGSIAVSSAYVGFAPETGLGVVVAANASPGYPLVRLGEGVFACAVGADPQGAVPFFERRRRFDRLTGEYTAYRGVKRGYVARDGGTLRLELAGPLGGESLPLTESETDPYTFHTPNDAGESVPVEFRVQDHEVNLLYDRWHLHKVADEVVAPE; encoded by the coding sequence ATGACCGACGACGCCCGCGCCGCGACGGCCAGCCTCCTCCGCCGGACGATGCGACGTGACCGTCTCCCCGGCGTCAGCGTCGCCGTCGTCGACCGCGACGGGATTCGCTACGCCGACGGATTCGGGTCGCGCGATTTGGCCGGGAATCGTCCGGCGACGCCAGAGACGCTGTACGGCATTGGGTCGGTGACGAAGTCCGTCACGGCGCTCGCACTCGCACAACTCCAAGAGGCGGGGATGGTCGCGTTCGACGACCCCGTTCGCGACTACCTCGACGTCGACCTGGGTGACGACTCAGACGATCCGATTCGGCTTCATCACCTCCTGTCGCACTCGTCGGGCCTGCCGTCGCTCGGCACCAGCGAGGCGCTCATCGGGCGGCGACTCCGCCGCGACACGGACACGCTCCCGCTGGCGAGTACGGCGGACTTCCGGGCGCACATCGAAGACGCGGTTGGCGGTGGTGACCGCGGAGAGAGCGCGGTTGGCGGTGGTGACCGCGATGGTGGTGTGGTCGGCGGCGACGCCGCGGCACGCCGCGAGGTCGTCGGGTCGCCCGGCGAGCGGTTCGCCTACGCCAACGCGGGATACGTCCTCCTCGGCGACGTCGTCGAAGCGGTGACGGGTCGCCCCTACGACCGCTACGTGGCCGAACACGTCCTCGACCCGCTTGGGATGGAGCGCACCACCTTCGACGATATGGAGTTCTCGATGGACGATGACCACGCGACCGTCTACCTCCAGGAAGACGGTGACCTCGTCGCGGCGTCGTTGCCCACCCGGGAGTTGTCGCGGCCCGCGGGCGGCCTGCTCGCGTCCGTCTCCGACCTCGCGCGGTACGTCAGGCTGTTCCTCGACGGCGGTACGGTCGACGGCAGAACGGTCGTCTCGGGCGAGGCCGTCGACACGCTCACCGAGGGCCGTATCGACACGCCGAGCGGCCCGTACGGCTACGGATGGCGGACGCGCGAGTGTTGCGGCTACGATCTAGTCGGGCACAGCGGCTCTATCGCCGTCTCCTCGGCGTACGTCGGCTTCGCCCCCGAGACGGGCCTCGGCGTCGTCGTCGCCGCCAACGCGTCGCCGGGGTATCCGCTCGTCCGCCTCGGCGAGGGCGTGTTCGCGTGTGCGGTCGGTGCGGACCCGCAGGGGGCGGTCCCTTTCTTCGAGCGCCGCCGGCGATTCGACCGCCTCACGGGCGAGTACACCGCGTATCGGGGCGTGAAGCGCGGGTACGTCGCCCGCGACGGGGGAACGCTCCGCCTCGAACTCGCGGGACCACTGGGCGGCGAGTCGCTCCCGCTCACGGAGTCGGAGACGGACCCGTACACCTTCCACACGCCGAACGACGCCGGGGAGTCCGTGCCCGTCGAGTTCCGAGTCCAGGACCACGAGGTCAACCTCCTGTACGACCGCTGGCATCTCCACAAGGTGGCTGACGAAGTCGTCGCGCCCGAGTAG
- a CDS encoding creatininase family protein, whose product MPETEHDLSTMTWEDAGDALLTADAVVVPTGSTEQHSVHLPLSTDSLRADHLSAELVETAPDHGLDLLRAPTLPYGYSEHHMPFPGTVTLSQDTYKSALIDIGASLAEHGAERVLFLNCHGGNKEALSLATDRLNRDHDVAAHFVHWTDFGREQLQEHFGEGWGHAGDHETSFVELVREDLVKSEKKEPQEAKDLPETRSWTYFSDVTELGGMGDPTNSDPEFMQTVVADTTDRILEALTSDIENGW is encoded by the coding sequence ATGCCCGAGACCGAACACGACCTGTCGACGATGACGTGGGAGGACGCCGGTGACGCACTCTTGACCGCCGACGCCGTCGTCGTCCCGACCGGCAGCACCGAACAACACTCCGTCCACCTCCCGCTGTCGACCGATTCGCTTCGCGCGGACCACCTCTCGGCGGAGTTGGTGGAGACGGCGCCAGACCACGGCCTCGACTTACTTCGTGCGCCGACGCTCCCGTACGGGTACAGCGAGCACCACATGCCGTTCCCGGGGACGGTGACGCTGTCGCAGGACACGTACAAGTCGGCGCTCATCGATATCGGGGCGTCACTGGCCGAACACGGGGCCGAACGCGTCCTCTTTCTCAACTGCCACGGCGGGAACAAGGAGGCGCTGTCGCTCGCGACAGACCGCCTGAACCGCGACCACGACGTGGCCGCCCACTTCGTCCACTGGACGGACTTCGGGCGCGAGCAGTTACAGGAGCACTTCGGTGAGGGGTGGGGCCACGCCGGCGACCACGAGACGAGTTTCGTCGAACTCGTGCGCGAGGACCTCGTGAAAAGCGAGAAGAAGGAGCCACAGGAGGCGAAGGATCTGCCGGAGACGCGCTCGTGGACCTACTTCTCTGACGTGACCGAACTCGGCGGGATGGGCGACCCGACGAACTCCGACCCGGAGTTTATGCAGACGGTCGTCGCCGACACAACCGACCGGATTCTGGAGGCGCTGACGAGCGACATCGAGAACGGCTGGTGA
- a CDS encoding Eco57I restriction-modification methylase domain-containing protein: MSQATLGSAPYRNSNLFSGYYLDERVDDLDAWDCDEDAQAAFEELQALWEGERELVDGYNEDTLLGSWIDEVLDVLGFDTIQETSLPETNGYIDRVLFDSPEDRRDAMMMQQDGMVSGTFGKASALLEAKRWGASFEKTFSEQRQYRDASHQVKYYLERTPDSLRWGVLTNGRKWRLYGIKDYETQTYYEVDLPELLESGSVEAFKYFYVFFRSAAFREVSGTSFLDTVWNESETAAQELGEDLQDNVFTALRVLGEGFVESNDLDIGDDDAAVTEEELKEHSLVLLYRLMFVLYAESRGLISPDDPARRAEYDEHFSLDELRREIHEEVNSGQTFDEYSTYSTSMWSRLEDLFRLVDSGEESLGIPPYNGGLFDRDEHAFLADHEVSDRYLAEVVYRLGTTQADNGEGFVLADYADLDTRHLGTIYEGLLEHEFRIAPEEYAAVSEDGGQVWKPATEVSVADAVETVEAGELYVVNDDGERKATGAYYTPDYVVTYIVEETVDPLIEEIDADLADRGIEAGTQEYVFRFADEVLDLTVLDPAMGSGHFLTKATGYLAERVMERAREVESTAGVLDEQDIRRRVSRECIYGVDINDMAVELAKLSMWLETLAEEKPLAFLDHHLKAGNSLVGSDISEVLSEDEEESADGQMTLFEAVAHARQRTLEHVMELMGDLLAIDNDDYADIKSMEELYAEIRDDPLYSRLFELANVHTAERFGLDVPEGVYEEMAGAIESEAEWSEVRENDWFRSAQTMAKEEDFFHWELEYPEVFFDRDGEKLGDDGFDAVVGNPPWGQPISGKDYLKTRYSKVVKRLPDSFAYFSYLSQKLAKQSSTFGMIVPNASLFQSEYSKLRYELTSNGLTKVIDLGEGVFKGVVAPAAIIIADRNNLGESIQISNLRQQSEIPDSDKLKFLLYPRSNVLSDEGHTIPTYKAEVSKLRLDTLKHNTQFGKKFDVNQGVQTGGDDIFTVTSPDVSKHNLESEYVKPTIFGSDLKPYLIGGREQYVLYINRNTNKKNIKNILEYLEQYREELESNSEVSKGIRPWYSLHRPRNPELFEQDKVLLRQTGDTLKCALDTEHYFNIHSLLCLAYKENATQQVGLGAVACILNSTLLREFYDSITQERGRVFAEVKPQNINKLPFPNTEAVESSILSDDVLSTAAGDQKLEGSLSKASESKYSLVAALENLYPVRSDIVQSQDSLNLSLLDHLGTFSDGDTLSDIGLPQPPQNAADSVLQETTEQKPNLRVGHAEVARESTTTVEIRLTARYKPDDEDAHETDRWGYTETDPLPALRITDLTETEADLIEHFVPVAVDEAGGFAGFRETATKTNSLVDRLRALTLPAVGDVRDGLESYIETKERAEELEEQIERTDDLIDEIVYELYGLSDEEIEIVEEAVRE; the protein is encoded by the coding sequence ATGAGTCAGGCGACGCTTGGGTCCGCGCCCTACCGCAACTCCAACCTCTTCTCGGGCTACTATCTCGACGAACGAGTCGACGACCTCGATGCGTGGGACTGCGACGAGGACGCACAGGCCGCGTTCGAGGAGCTACAAGCCCTCTGGGAGGGTGAGCGCGAGTTGGTCGACGGGTACAACGAGGACACGCTACTCGGGTCGTGGATCGACGAGGTGCTCGACGTACTTGGGTTCGATACGATTCAGGAGACATCGCTCCCGGAGACGAACGGCTACATCGACCGCGTCCTGTTCGACTCCCCGGAGGACCGCCGCGACGCGATGATGATGCAGCAAGACGGGATGGTCTCGGGGACGTTCGGGAAGGCGTCGGCGTTGCTGGAGGCGAAGCGGTGGGGTGCTTCGTTCGAGAAGACGTTCAGCGAACAGCGACAGTACCGCGACGCCTCCCACCAAGTGAAGTACTACCTCGAACGGACGCCCGATTCGCTTCGGTGGGGTGTGCTCACGAACGGGCGCAAGTGGCGACTGTACGGGATCAAAGACTACGAGACGCAGACGTACTACGAGGTCGACCTGCCCGAACTGCTCGAATCCGGGAGCGTGGAGGCGTTCAAATATTTCTACGTGTTCTTCCGGTCGGCGGCGTTCCGCGAGGTGTCGGGCACGTCGTTCCTCGACACGGTCTGGAACGAGTCGGAGACCGCCGCACAGGAGTTGGGCGAGGACCTGCAGGACAACGTCTTCACCGCACTCCGGGTGCTCGGCGAGGGCTTCGTCGAGTCGAACGACCTCGACATCGGCGACGACGATGCCGCCGTAACCGAGGAGGAACTGAAAGAGCACTCGCTGGTCCTCCTGTATCGGCTGATGTTCGTCCTGTACGCCGAGTCACGCGGCTTGATCAGCCCCGACGACCCGGCGCGACGCGCGGAGTACGACGAGCACTTCAGCCTCGACGAACTCCGACGAGAGATACACGAGGAGGTAAACTCGGGACAGACGTTCGACGAGTACAGCACCTACTCCACGTCGATGTGGAGTCGACTGGAGGACCTGTTTCGCCTCGTCGACTCCGGCGAGGAGTCACTGGGCATCCCGCCGTACAACGGTGGGCTGTTCGACCGCGACGAGCACGCTTTCCTCGCCGACCACGAGGTGTCGGACCGCTACCTCGCGGAGGTAGTGTACCGTCTCGGGACGACGCAGGCCGACAACGGCGAGGGGTTCGTCCTCGCGGACTACGCCGACCTCGACACGCGCCACCTCGGGACCATCTACGAGGGACTGCTCGAACACGAGTTCCGCATCGCACCCGAGGAGTACGCAGCCGTCAGCGAGGACGGCGGGCAGGTGTGGAAGCCCGCGACGGAGGTTAGCGTCGCCGACGCCGTCGAGACGGTCGAGGCGGGGGAACTGTACGTCGTCAACGACGACGGCGAGCGGAAGGCCACGGGCGCGTACTACACGCCCGACTACGTGGTGACGTACATCGTCGAGGAGACGGTCGACCCCCTCATCGAGGAGATAGACGCGGACCTCGCGGACCGGGGCATCGAGGCGGGGACGCAGGAGTACGTGTTCCGCTTCGCCGACGAGGTGCTCGACCTGACTGTCCTCGACCCGGCAATGGGCTCGGGGCACTTCCTCACGAAGGCGACAGGCTACCTCGCAGAGCGCGTGATGGAACGCGCCCGTGAGGTGGAGTCGACGGCGGGTGTCCTCGACGAACAGGACATCCGACGGCGCGTCTCGCGGGAGTGCATCTACGGCGTCGACATCAACGATATGGCGGTCGAACTCGCCAAACTGTCGATGTGGCTGGAGACGCTCGCGGAGGAGAAACCGCTCGCGTTCCTCGACCACCACCTCAAGGCGGGCAACTCGCTGGTCGGGTCGGATATCAGCGAAGTGCTCTCAGAGGACGAGGAGGAGTCTGCGGACGGTCAGATGACGCTATTCGAGGCGGTAGCACACGCCCGCCAGCGCACGCTGGAGCACGTGATGGAGTTGATGGGCGACCTGCTGGCCATCGACAACGACGACTACGCAGACATCAAGTCGATGGAGGAGTTGTACGCCGAGATTCGCGACGACCCACTGTACAGTCGCCTGTTCGAGTTGGCGAATGTCCACACCGCCGAGCGGTTCGGCCTCGACGTGCCCGAAGGCGTCTACGAGGAGATGGCCGGCGCTATCGAGAGCGAGGCGGAGTGGAGTGAGGTGCGTGAGAACGACTGGTTCCGGTCAGCACAGACAATGGCGAAGGAGGAGGACTTCTTCCATTGGGAACTGGAGTACCCCGAGGTATTCTTTGATCGAGACGGTGAGAAGCTTGGAGATGACGGGTTCGACGCAGTCGTTGGCAACCCTCCCTGGGGTCAACCGATTAGTGGTAAAGATTATCTGAAAACCAGATACTCGAAAGTCGTCAAGAGATTGCCGGACAGCTTTGCATACTTTTCTTATTTATCTCAGAAATTGGCCAAACAATCAAGTACATTTGGGATGATTGTTCCGAATGCATCTCTTTTCCAAAGTGAATACAGTAAGCTCAGGTATGAACTGACCAGTAATGGACTAACAAAAGTAATTGACCTCGGAGAAGGAGTATTCAAAGGAGTAGTTGCACCTGCAGCGATTATAATCGCTGATCGCAATAATCTGGGCGAATCGATTCAAATATCAAATTTACGGCAGCAATCAGAAATTCCTGACAGTGACAAATTGAAATTTCTGCTATACCCCAGATCAAATGTACTATCTGATGAGGGCCACACTATTCCAACATACAAAGCAGAAGTAAGCAAACTTCGGCTAGATACTCTAAAGCATAACACCCAATTCGGTAAGAAATTCGATGTGAATCAGGGCGTACAGACTGGTGGTGATGATATTTTCACCGTTACTTCCCCTGACGTGTCGAAGCATAATTTAGAGTCCGAATACGTCAAACCAACTATCTTTGGGTCCGACTTGAAGCCCTATTTGATAGGCGGAAGAGAACAGTATGTGTTGTACATTAATAGAAACACAAACAAAAAAAATATAAAAAATATACTAGAATACCTTGAACAGTACCGTGAGGAACTGGAATCAAATAGTGAAGTCAGTAAGGGCATCCGTCCTTGGTACTCGCTTCACCGGCCACGAAACCCAGAACTATTCGAGCAAGACAAAGTACTCTTGCGTCAAACTGGAGATACTCTCAAATGTGCTTTAGATACTGAGCATTATTTCAATATACACAGTCTATTGTGTCTGGCATACAAAGAAAATGCCACCCAACAAGTTGGATTGGGTGCTGTAGCTTGCATTCTAAATTCAACTCTACTAAGAGAGTTTTACGATAGCATTACACAAGAAAGAGGTCGTGTGTTCGCTGAGGTCAAACCTCAAAATATAAACAAGCTCCCCTTCCCCAATACCGAAGCCGTAGAAAGCAGCATCCTCTCTGATGATGTACTGTCAACTGCAGCTGGTGATCAAAAGCTCGAAGGTTCCCTTTCAAAAGCCTCTGAAAGCAAATATTCGTTGGTTGCCGCCTTGGAAAATCTATATCCAGTCAGATCAGATATTGTTCAAAGTCAAGACTCCCTCAATTTGTCTTTGCTTGACCATCTTGGTACTTTCTCCGATGGTGATACCTTGTCCGACATCGGGCTGCCTCAACCCCCACAGAACGCTGCTGACTCGGTCCTACAGGAGACGACCGAGCAGAAGCCGAACCTTAGAGTTGGCCACGCGGAGGTGGCACGTGAATCAACCACTACTGTCGAAATTCGTCTCACCGCACGCTACAAACCCGACGACGAGGATGCCCACGAGACGGACCGGTGGGGATACACCGAGACGGATCCACTACCGGCGCTTCGGATCACCGACCTGACCGAGACGGAAGCCGACCTCATCGAGCACTTCGTCCCCGTCGCCGTCGACGAGGCGGGCGGCTTCGCGGGCTTCCGCGAGACGGCGACCAAGACCAACTCGCTGGTCGACCGCCTGCGTGCGCTGACGCTGCCCGCCGTCGGCGACGTGCGCGACGGCCTGGAGAGTTACATCGAGACGAAGGAGCGAGCGGAGGAACTGGAGGAGCAGATCGAACGGACCGACGATCTGATCGACGAGATCGTGTACGAACTGTACGGCCTCAGCGACGAGGAGATCGAGATCGTCGAGGAGGCGGTCAGGGAGTAG
- a CDS encoding bactofilin family protein: protein MTTVAVRLVAVVFALLLVASVPVAAAESRAGGTVVIAEGETVADDLEAAGGTIIVRGTVDGDLQAAAGTVVIAPTGVVTGDLTGVAGAVTVEGRVEGATQFAAGSFTLRESGVLVGDAEIGAGAVLIDGQVDGTLSVEADTLQVGSAAAIGGDLLYDTEEFTNEGASVAGDVRATDLDFGGFDAAEISLFTLPSWVSVVYTVLVHLALGSILLAVVPRFVSEVGDLGLGRTAYSGGIGLGTLLVGPVLLVLLAVTIIGIPLAFLGAITYGVLLWVGLVLGAYVLGTWGLRAVDRGDVAYARWYALALGVLLVGVSRFIPGGGLFRLALTVIGAGAVLLALYARRTGEGDEGAMESEMGSSGDSGDPTA from the coding sequence ATGACTACCGTAGCCGTACGGCTAGTCGCGGTGGTGTTCGCGCTCTTGTTGGTCGCGAGCGTGCCCGTCGCGGCGGCCGAATCCAGAGCGGGTGGCACCGTCGTGATCGCAGAAGGCGAGACCGTCGCCGACGACCTCGAGGCTGCCGGTGGAACGATCATCGTTCGCGGGACCGTCGACGGCGACTTGCAGGCCGCCGCCGGAACCGTCGTCATCGCGCCCACGGGCGTCGTCACCGGAGATCTGACGGGTGTCGCGGGCGCGGTGACTGTCGAAGGTCGTGTCGAAGGTGCGACCCAGTTCGCCGCCGGGTCGTTCACTCTCCGTGAGAGTGGCGTCCTCGTCGGCGACGCAGAGATCGGCGCCGGTGCGGTGTTGATCGACGGACAGGTGGACGGCACGCTCAGCGTCGAGGCCGACACGCTCCAGGTTGGCTCCGCCGCCGCCATCGGCGGCGACCTCCTGTACGACACCGAGGAGTTCACGAACGAGGGTGCGAGCGTCGCGGGCGACGTACGCGCGACCGACCTCGACTTCGGCGGCTTCGACGCCGCGGAGATATCCTTGTTCACCCTCCCTTCGTGGGTGAGCGTCGTCTACACCGTGCTCGTCCACCTCGCACTCGGGTCGATCCTGTTGGCGGTCGTCCCCCGGTTCGTCTCGGAAGTCGGTGACCTCGGTCTCGGACGGACCGCGTACAGCGGCGGAATCGGCCTCGGGACGCTCCTGGTCGGGCCAGTCCTTCTGGTGCTGCTCGCAGTGACGATCATCGGTATCCCGCTCGCGTTCTTGGGTGCGATCACCTACGGCGTCCTCCTGTGGGTCGGCCTCGTCCTCGGGGCGTACGTCCTCGGGACGTGGGGCCTGCGGGCGGTCGACCGCGGCGACGTCGCGTACGCCCGCTGGTACGCGCTCGCGCTCGGCGTCCTCCTCGTCGGTGTCTCTCGGTTCATCCCCGGCGGCGGCCTGTTCCGCCTCGCGCTGACGGTGATCGGTGCCGGCGCGGTGTTGCTCGCGCTGTACGCTCGGCGGACGGGCGAGGGTGACGAGGGCGCGATGGAGTCGGAGATGGGGTCCAGCGGCGACAGCGGCGACCCCACAGCCTGA
- a CDS encoding alpha/beta hydrolase family protein, with protein sequence MPDADATGHPVARFLAIDHADTPTLTPEGRLCFLADTSGTPQVWTVDEAGGWPDRLTPHEERVSALAASPADESFVYAMDAGSDERDQLYHYDLATGVERALTTDPESKHSWGAWGPDGDRIAYTANREADARFDVYVQDVGGVAADGTVTSAGDPERVYEGPGGWLNVAAVGPEGRRLVLTKAHSSYDEDLTLLDVETGETTHLSDDEEATYAHVHFDGAGGLLCVTNCGSDTAYVGRVSLDTGAVTPVAGYDEATGDPGSDAWDVDGLAFDRDSGRFAYTVNEGGYSSLHAGTLTVAEGDTDAADAADVAAAAVFDPVETPAVNGVVSGLTFGPDAERLAFTHTSPTTPYGVRSVAFGDDEVADWTPVGRNGLPESAFHAPETVHYETFDGREIPAYWTLPPGASADDPVPAIVDIHGGPEHQRRPWFYPTKQFFLNQGYAVLEPNVRGSSGYGTAYSHLDDVEKRMDTVDDVAAGVEWLGGVPEVDDDRIVAYGRSYGGFMVLAAITEYPELWAAAVDFVGIADFTTFLENTGEWRRSHREAEYGSLDEDYEFLKSISPLTHIDEVRCPLFVQHGANDPRVPVGEAEQVVEAVREQGVPVEKLIFDDEGHHTTSRENLIEEFEAIAAFLAEHV encoded by the coding sequence ATGCCTGACGCCGACGCGACCGGCCACCCGGTCGCCCGCTTCCTCGCCATCGACCACGCCGACACGCCGACGCTGACGCCCGAGGGTCGACTCTGCTTTCTCGCGGACACCTCGGGGACGCCGCAGGTGTGGACCGTCGACGAGGCGGGCGGGTGGCCCGACCGCCTCACGCCTCACGAGGAACGCGTCTCTGCGCTCGCGGCCTCGCCCGCCGACGAGTCGTTCGTCTACGCGATGGACGCCGGGAGCGACGAACGCGACCAACTGTACCACTACGACCTCGCCACAGGCGTCGAACGGGCGCTCACTACCGACCCCGAGTCCAAGCACTCGTGGGGCGCGTGGGGACCCGACGGCGACCGCATCGCCTACACCGCCAACCGCGAGGCCGACGCCCGCTTCGACGTGTACGTCCAGGACGTCGGGGGCGTCGCCGCCGACGGCACCGTCACATCCGCTGGCGATCCCGAACGCGTGTACGAAGGCCCCGGCGGGTGGTTGAACGTCGCCGCCGTCGGCCCCGAGGGTCGGCGACTCGTGCTCACGAAAGCCCACTCCAGTTACGACGAGGACCTCACGCTCCTCGACGTGGAGACGGGCGAGACGACCCACCTCTCGGACGACGAGGAGGCGACGTACGCACACGTCCACTTCGACGGCGCGGGCGGCCTCCTCTGTGTGACCAACTGCGGCAGCGACACCGCCTACGTGGGGCGCGTCTCACTCGACACCGGCGCGGTCACGCCCGTTGCGGGGTACGACGAGGCGACCGGCGACCCCGGAAGCGACGCGTGGGACGTCGACGGCCTCGCGTTCGACCGCGACAGCGGGCGCTTCGCGTACACGGTCAACGAGGGCGGCTACTCGTCGCTGCACGCGGGGACGCTCACGGTCGCAGAGGGGGACACCGACGCGGCGGACGCGGCGGACGTGGCCGCAGCGGCCGTGTTCGACCCCGTCGAGACGCCCGCCGTCAACGGCGTCGTCTCGGGGCTGACGTTCGGCCCGGACGCCGAGCGACTCGCGTTCACCCACACGTCGCCGACGACACCGTACGGCGTTCGCTCGGTCGCATTCGGCGACGACGAGGTGGCCGACTGGACGCCGGTCGGTCGCAACGGCCTCCCCGAGTCGGCGTTTCACGCGCCCGAAACGGTCCACTACGAGACGTTCGATGGCCGGGAGATTCCGGCGTACTGGACGCTCCCGCCGGGCGCGAGCGCGGACGACCCGGTGCCCGCCATCGTCGACATCCACGGCGGTCCCGAACACCAGCGTCGCCCGTGGTTCTACCCGACGAAGCAGTTTTTCCTGAATCAGGGGTACGCGGTGTTGGAACCGAACGTCCGCGGGTCGTCGGGGTACGGCACGGCGTACTCCCACCTCGACGACGTCGAAAAGCGGATGGACACCGTCGACGACGTCGCAGCGGGTGTCGAATGGCTCGGCGGCGTCCCCGAAGTCGACGACGACCGCATCGTCGCGTACGGCCGCTCGTACGGCGGCTTCATGGTCCTCGCAGCCATCACGGAGTACCCCGAGTTGTGGGCCGCCGCCGTCGACTTCGTCGGCATCGCGGACTTCACCACCTTCTTGGAGAACACCGGCGAGTGGCGCCGCAGCCACCGCGAGGCCGAGTACGGCAGTCTGGACGAGGACTACGAGTTCCTGAAATCCATCTCGCCGTTGACGCACATCGACGAGGTTCGGTGTCCGCTGTTCGTCCAACACGGCGCGAACGACCCGCGCGTGCCGGTGGGCGAGGCCGAACAGGTCGTCGAGGCGGTCCGCGAGCAGGGTGTGCCCGTCGAGAAACTGATCTTCGACGACGAGGGCCACCACACGACGAGTCGTGAGAACCTGATCGAGGAGTTCGAAGCCATCGCGGCGTTCCTCGCAGAGCACGTCTGA